From a region of the Odontesthes bonariensis isolate fOdoBon6 chromosome 4, fOdoBon6.hap1, whole genome shotgun sequence genome:
- the LOC142378379 gene encoding F-box only protein 10-like isoform X2, whose amino-acid sequence MEVGSLPMELWRVILAYLPLPDLGRCCQVCRAWRELILSLDNTRWRQLCLGCPECRHPNWPSQPHLEPPSWREALKQHALATRTWTRNGPELQSSACLLFFRRRKDRRVWHVGPGCEFETLRGALGVVGPYDRVVLHPGVYEEQAEVTLKVPVELVGLGRLGEVALLVCMEQQCPTARLCNLVFMPPWFSTVVYKTSWGHIQLDNCNFEGAQLQIRGPGTCQARFCSFSQGSSAHLLGVVLSLLDSCDFSGSDTASVTVEGPPVSERNWACKHLAALARTFPSGSCSSPKGPRASSTGEPDPPHGNVKKEHVSMEDWKRRTGGDSGCQGTFIEDGWSDGEHSEREEENRDGETNDNTKKQFTLDYKIPCDHHSLSHLLKLRADGSLPLASSSDPPSATPEPLTLQQEFERDPGALILGTSTLGCILRRCLFRDGKGGVHVSNYGQARLEDNIFRGLNYAVRCIQNSTIVMLRNEVCECRASGVFLRLSARGLIAENNIHSNGEAGLDIRKGANPTILCNKIHSGFRSGVVVLGNGKGSIRSNLIYNNKEAGVYILFSGNPVVSGNHIFQGQAAGIAINENGRGMITENVIRENQWGGVDIRRGGDPILRNNYICYGYSDGVVVGERGRGLIEGNHVYCNKGCGVWVMSSSLPQLLGNYILHNCMYGLAVFCRKDPENIEAREGSWPGQEGIGGDAGIGERRGVEGEGREGQENFNEEGELFAWESDLDSEDERHSARRSISVALVEGNCVSYNGVGLYVKSSEALNVFANLINSNRGPGIAVLQSSQLTRLVTNCILKNSRGGITVEKDCRVELRGNGIYENSGHGVRLSGNGQIVENDVVGNSGCGIQVSASTDIKMVRNRVQPAQGCGIALLGQVKGVVHDNILFQGHPENKKTLLHMDPGNESCVLCNNSILRHNNR is encoded by the exons atggagGTGGGTAGCCTCCCCATGGAGCTGTGGAGGGTTATCTTGGCCTATCTTCCTCTCCCAGACCTGGGCCGCTGCTGCCAGGTGTGCCGTGCCTGGCGGGAGCTCATTCTCTCTCTGGATAACACCCGCTGGAGGCAGCTCTGCCTTGGTTGCCCCGAGTGTCGGCATCCCAACTGGCCCAGTCAGCCCCATCTTGAGCCCCCCTCCTGGAGAGAGGCACTGAAGCAGCACGCCCTTGCCACCCGCACCTGGACTCGAAATGGACCAGAGCTGCAGTCCTCTGcctgcctcctcttcttccGTCGGAGAAAGGACCGCAGGGTTTGGCACGTGGGGCCCGGTTGTGAGTTTGAGACCTTGCGAGGGGCTCTGGGGGTGGTGGGGCCATATGACCGTGTGGTTCTCCATCCAGGGGTGTATGAGGAGCAGGCTGAGGTGACGCTGAAAGTGCCCGTGGAGCTGGTTGGTTTGGGCCGACTGGGCGAGGTGGCCCTCCTGGTGTGTATGGAGCAGCAGTGCCCTACTGCCAGGTTGTGTAACCTGGTTTTCATGCCCCCCTGGTTCTCCACTGTTGTCTACAAG ACATCATGGGGTCACATCCAGCTAGATAACTGCAACTTTGAGGGGGCCCAGCTGCAAATCCGTGGTCCTGGAACTTGCCAGGCTCGATTTTGCTCCTTCTCACAAGGCAGCTCTGCCCACTTGCTGGGCGTTGTGCTCAGTTTATTGGACAGCTGTGATTTCTCTGGAAGTGACACAGCTTCGGTGACTGTGGAAGGTCCTCCGGTGTCAGAAAGGAACTGGGCTTGTAAACACTTGGCTGCCTTAGCCAGGACGTTCCCATCTGGGTCTTGCAGCTCCCCCAAAGGCCCTCGGGCCAGCTCCACTGGTGAGCCTGACCCTCCCCATGGTAATGTTAAAAAGGAGCATGTGAGCATGGAGGACTGGAAGAGAAGGACAGGTGGAGATTCTGGTTGTCAGGGCACATTTATTGAAGATGGCTGGAGTGATGGTGAGCACagtgagagagaggaggaaaaccGAGATGGCGAGACAAATGACAATACTAAGAAACAATTTACACTGGATTACAAAATCCCCTGTGACCATCACAGCCTATCCCATTTACTCAAGCTCCGGGCAGATGGCTCTCTGCCCCTTGCGTCTTCCTCTGACCCCCCATCTGCCACCCCTGAACCCCTCACCCTTCAGCAAGAATTTGAAAGGGACCCTGGGGCTCTGATACTGGGGACATCGACCCTTGGCTGCATCCTCAGACGCTGCCTCTTCAGAGACGGGAAGGGTGGTGTACACGTGTCTAATTATGGACAAGCTCGGTTGGAGGACAATATATTCCGTGGGCTGAACTATGCTGTCCGCTGCATCCAGAACTCCACG ATTGTGATGCTGAGAAACGAGGTGTGTGAGTGCCGTGCGTCAGGTGTGTTTCTACGCCTGTCTGCTCGGGGCCTCATTGCGGAAAATAACATCCACTCGAATGGGGAGGCGGGGCTGGACATCCGAAAAGGGGCTAACCCCACCATTCTG TGCAACAAAATTCATAGTGGTTTTCGTTCTGGGGTTGTTGTTCTTGGCAACGGGAAAGGTTCTATTCGGAGCAACCTGATCTACAACAACAAGGAGGCCGGTGTGTATATTCTCTTCAGCGGGAATCCTGTGGTGAG TGGTAATCACATCTTTCAAGGCCAGGCAGCAGGGATTGCTATCAATGAGAACGGCAGAGGGATGATAACAG AGAATGTGATCAGGGAGAACCAGTGGGGGGGCGTGGACATCCGCAGAGGAGGTGACCCCATCTTGAGGAACAATTATATCTGCTATGGCTACTCAGACGGTGTGGTGGTGGGAGAAAGAGGACGTGGACTTATTGAGGGAAACCATGTCTATT GTAATAAAGGCTGCGGCGTGTGGGTTATGTCATCCAGCCTCCCCCAGCTCTTAGGAAACTACATCCTCCATAACTGCATGTATGGGCTGGCAGTGTTCTGCCGAAAGGACCCGGAGAACATTGAGGCCAGGGAGGGGAGTTGGCCTGGACAGGAAGGGATTGGTGGAGAtgcaggcattggagaaaggaGGGGAGTGGAAGGAGAAGGAAGAGAAGGGCAGGAGAACTTTAATGAGGAGGGCGAACTGTTTGCTTGGGAGAGCGATCTGGACAGCGAGGATGAGCGGCACTCTGCTCGCCGCTCCATCAGCGTGGCCCTGGTGGAAGGCAACTGCGTGAGCTACAACGGAG TTGGCCTATATGTGAAGAGCAGCGAAGCCCTGAATGTGTTCGCGAACCTTATAAACAGCAACCGTGGCCCTGGCATCGCCGTGCTGCAGAGCAGTCAGCTGACCCGACTTGTTACAAACTGCATTCTTAAAAATAGTCGAGGTGGTATTACAGTAGAGAAGGACTGCCGAGTTGAGCTACGTGGTAATGGCATCTATGAAAACAGTGGCCATGGAGTCCGGCTTAGTGGTAATGGGCAGATAGTGGAGAATGATGTGGTTGGTAACAGTGGATGTGGGATCCAGGTGTCTGCAAGCACTGATATCAAG ATGGTGCGCAACCGTGTGCAACCAGCACAGGGCTGTGGTATTGCTCTGCTGGGGCAAGTAAAAGGTGTTGTGCATGACAACATCTTGTTCCAGGGCCACCctgagaacaaaaaaacactgctACACATGGACCCTGGCAATGAGAGCTGCGTGCTGTGCAACAACAGTATTCTAAGGCATAATAACAGGTAA
- the LOC142378379 gene encoding F-box only protein 10-like isoform X1 — protein MEVGSLPMELWRVILAYLPLPDLGRCCQVCRAWRELILSLDNTRWRQLCLGCPECRHPNWPSQPHLEPPSWREALKQHALATRTWTRNGPELQSSACLLFFRRRKDRRVWHVGPGCEFETLRGALGVVGPYDRVVLHPGVYEEQAEVTLKVPVELVGLGRLGEVALLVCMEQQCPTARLCNLVFMPPWFSTVVYKTSWGHIQLDNCNFEGAQLQIRGPGTCQARFCSFSQGSSAHLLGVVLSLLDSCDFSGSDTASVTVEGPPVSERNWACKHLAALARTFPSGSCSSPKGPRASSTGEPDPPHGNVKKEHVSMEDWKRRTGGDSGCQGTFIEDGWSDGEHSEREEENRDGETNDNTKKQFTLDYKIPCDHHSLSHLLKLRADGSLPLASSSDPPSATPEPLTLQQEFERDPGALILGTSTLGCILRRCLFRDGKGGVHVSNYGQARLEDNIFRGLNYAVRCIQNSTIVMLRNEVCECRASGVFLRLSARGLIAENNIHSNGEAGLDIRKGANPTILCNKIHSGFRSGVVVLGNGKGSIRSNLIYNNKEAGVYILFSGNPVVSGNHIFQGQAAGIAINENGRGMITENVIRENQWGGVDIRRGGDPILRNNYICYGYSDGVVVGERGRGLIEGNHVYCNKGCGVWVMSSSLPQLLGNYILHNCMYGLAVFCRKDPENIEAREGSWPGQEGIGGDAGIGERRGVEGEGREGQENFNEEGELFAWESDLDSEDERHSARRSISVALVEGNCVSYNGAVGLYVKSSEALNVFANLINSNRGPGIAVLQSSQLTRLVTNCILKNSRGGITVEKDCRVELRGNGIYENSGHGVRLSGNGQIVENDVVGNSGCGIQVSASTDIKMVRNRVQPAQGCGIALLGQVKGVVHDNILFQGHPENKKTLLHMDPGNESCVLCNNSILRHNNR, from the exons atggagGTGGGTAGCCTCCCCATGGAGCTGTGGAGGGTTATCTTGGCCTATCTTCCTCTCCCAGACCTGGGCCGCTGCTGCCAGGTGTGCCGTGCCTGGCGGGAGCTCATTCTCTCTCTGGATAACACCCGCTGGAGGCAGCTCTGCCTTGGTTGCCCCGAGTGTCGGCATCCCAACTGGCCCAGTCAGCCCCATCTTGAGCCCCCCTCCTGGAGAGAGGCACTGAAGCAGCACGCCCTTGCCACCCGCACCTGGACTCGAAATGGACCAGAGCTGCAGTCCTCTGcctgcctcctcttcttccGTCGGAGAAAGGACCGCAGGGTTTGGCACGTGGGGCCCGGTTGTGAGTTTGAGACCTTGCGAGGGGCTCTGGGGGTGGTGGGGCCATATGACCGTGTGGTTCTCCATCCAGGGGTGTATGAGGAGCAGGCTGAGGTGACGCTGAAAGTGCCCGTGGAGCTGGTTGGTTTGGGCCGACTGGGCGAGGTGGCCCTCCTGGTGTGTATGGAGCAGCAGTGCCCTACTGCCAGGTTGTGTAACCTGGTTTTCATGCCCCCCTGGTTCTCCACTGTTGTCTACAAG ACATCATGGGGTCACATCCAGCTAGATAACTGCAACTTTGAGGGGGCCCAGCTGCAAATCCGTGGTCCTGGAACTTGCCAGGCTCGATTTTGCTCCTTCTCACAAGGCAGCTCTGCCCACTTGCTGGGCGTTGTGCTCAGTTTATTGGACAGCTGTGATTTCTCTGGAAGTGACACAGCTTCGGTGACTGTGGAAGGTCCTCCGGTGTCAGAAAGGAACTGGGCTTGTAAACACTTGGCTGCCTTAGCCAGGACGTTCCCATCTGGGTCTTGCAGCTCCCCCAAAGGCCCTCGGGCCAGCTCCACTGGTGAGCCTGACCCTCCCCATGGTAATGTTAAAAAGGAGCATGTGAGCATGGAGGACTGGAAGAGAAGGACAGGTGGAGATTCTGGTTGTCAGGGCACATTTATTGAAGATGGCTGGAGTGATGGTGAGCACagtgagagagaggaggaaaaccGAGATGGCGAGACAAATGACAATACTAAGAAACAATTTACACTGGATTACAAAATCCCCTGTGACCATCACAGCCTATCCCATTTACTCAAGCTCCGGGCAGATGGCTCTCTGCCCCTTGCGTCTTCCTCTGACCCCCCATCTGCCACCCCTGAACCCCTCACCCTTCAGCAAGAATTTGAAAGGGACCCTGGGGCTCTGATACTGGGGACATCGACCCTTGGCTGCATCCTCAGACGCTGCCTCTTCAGAGACGGGAAGGGTGGTGTACACGTGTCTAATTATGGACAAGCTCGGTTGGAGGACAATATATTCCGTGGGCTGAACTATGCTGTCCGCTGCATCCAGAACTCCACG ATTGTGATGCTGAGAAACGAGGTGTGTGAGTGCCGTGCGTCAGGTGTGTTTCTACGCCTGTCTGCTCGGGGCCTCATTGCGGAAAATAACATCCACTCGAATGGGGAGGCGGGGCTGGACATCCGAAAAGGGGCTAACCCCACCATTCTG TGCAACAAAATTCATAGTGGTTTTCGTTCTGGGGTTGTTGTTCTTGGCAACGGGAAAGGTTCTATTCGGAGCAACCTGATCTACAACAACAAGGAGGCCGGTGTGTATATTCTCTTCAGCGGGAATCCTGTGGTGAG TGGTAATCACATCTTTCAAGGCCAGGCAGCAGGGATTGCTATCAATGAGAACGGCAGAGGGATGATAACAG AGAATGTGATCAGGGAGAACCAGTGGGGGGGCGTGGACATCCGCAGAGGAGGTGACCCCATCTTGAGGAACAATTATATCTGCTATGGCTACTCAGACGGTGTGGTGGTGGGAGAAAGAGGACGTGGACTTATTGAGGGAAACCATGTCTATT GTAATAAAGGCTGCGGCGTGTGGGTTATGTCATCCAGCCTCCCCCAGCTCTTAGGAAACTACATCCTCCATAACTGCATGTATGGGCTGGCAGTGTTCTGCCGAAAGGACCCGGAGAACATTGAGGCCAGGGAGGGGAGTTGGCCTGGACAGGAAGGGATTGGTGGAGAtgcaggcattggagaaaggaGGGGAGTGGAAGGAGAAGGAAGAGAAGGGCAGGAGAACTTTAATGAGGAGGGCGAACTGTTTGCTTGGGAGAGCGATCTGGACAGCGAGGATGAGCGGCACTCTGCTCGCCGCTCCATCAGCGTGGCCCTGGTGGAAGGCAACTGCGTGAGCTACAACGGAG CAGTTGGCCTATATGTGAAGAGCAGCGAAGCCCTGAATGTGTTCGCGAACCTTATAAACAGCAACCGTGGCCCTGGCATCGCCGTGCTGCAGAGCAGTCAGCTGACCCGACTTGTTACAAACTGCATTCTTAAAAATAGTCGAGGTGGTATTACAGTAGAGAAGGACTGCCGAGTTGAGCTACGTGGTAATGGCATCTATGAAAACAGTGGCCATGGAGTCCGGCTTAGTGGTAATGGGCAGATAGTGGAGAATGATGTGGTTGGTAACAGTGGATGTGGGATCCAGGTGTCTGCAAGCACTGATATCAAG ATGGTGCGCAACCGTGTGCAACCAGCACAGGGCTGTGGTATTGCTCTGCTGGGGCAAGTAAAAGGTGTTGTGCATGACAACATCTTGTTCCAGGGCCACCctgagaacaaaaaaacactgctACACATGGACCCTGGCAATGAGAGCTGCGTGCTGTGCAACAACAGTATTCTAAGGCATAATAACAGGTAA
- the LOC142378114 gene encoding uncharacterized protein LOC142378114: MYSVYQVQEELEDDLYREDEGDCEGSEVDSELEFHLYSQLHYSSNPGEMEELEDREENEDERKRQDGQQHEALEKTTDGHSELENNSKPPSPSSNNLQQCRKKKTEKQKKTKSDPKSQKLSSSHFEVIVIDSSPEVISISEDDTTDDEKGVCASKGQSLSRLQTSTPVQQETRKRKRSLDVPVTLVSSSSESDTEESESSFESDSTDSSDSDGLESWMILGGGRHDEDQSISLNLKGGSDSNTDADADADAEGRWLVTERDKEAQIYNKDKGTRITVQRLSHRYYTGKNVQCRNCSKTGHLSKNCPDPKKLSSCFLCGTTGHLSSECPNKHCNNCGQPGHLYESCSERPYWQKQCHRCSMTGHFFDACPEVWRQYHITWSRRTKLSSTGHG; encoded by the exons ATGTACAGTGTTTACCAGGTCCAGGAGGAGTTGGAGGATGATCTCTATCGAGAGGATGAAGGGGACTGTGAAGGGTCAGAGGTCGACAGTGAGCTGGAGTTCCACCTCTACAGTCAGCTCCACTACTCCTCCAATCCTGGGGAGATGGAGGAGCTGGAAGATAGAGAGGAGAACGAGGACGAAAGAAAGCGCCAGGACGGCCAGCAACACGAGGCGCTCGAGAAGACCACAGATGGGCACAGTGAACTGGAAAATAACAGCAAGCCTCCATCACCTTCAAGTAACAATCTCCAGCAAtgccggaagaagaagacggagaaacagaagaagacgaaAAGTGACCCTAAAAGTCAGAAGTTATCATCATCACATTTTGAGGTGATTGTTATTGACTCCAGCCCAGAAGTCATCTCCATCTCTGAGGATGACACTACTGATGATGAAAAGGGGGTCTGTGCTTCAAAGGGCCAAAGCTTGAGTCGGCTGCAGACTTCAACCCCAGTACAACAG GaaaccagaaaaagaaaaaggagtctGGATGTGCCAGTAACTTTGGTCTCCAGCAGTTCGGAATCGGATACAGAGGAATCGGAGTCCAGCTTTGAGTCCGATTCCACCGACTCGTCTGATTCGGATGGTCTGGAGAGCTGGATGATCCTGGGTGGAGGGAGGCACGATGAAGACCAGTCCATCTCACTCAACCTGAAAGGAGGGTCTGACAGCAACACAG atgctgatgctgatgctgatgcAGAAGGACGTTGGTTGGTCACAGAGAGAGATAAGGAG GCCCAGATCTATAACAAAGACAAAGGAACCAGGATAACAGTGCAGCGGCTGTCACACAGATACTATACTGGGAAGAACGTTCAGTGTAGAAACTGCTCCAAGACTGGACATCTCTCCAAGAACTGTCCTGACCCCAAA AAGTTGTCGTCCTGCTTTCTTTGTGGCACGACAGGCCACCTGTCAAGTGAGTGTCCCAATAAGCACTGCAACAACTGCGGCCAGCCCGGGCACCTCTACGAGTCCTGCAGTGAGAGGCCTTATTGGCAGAAACAGTGCCATCGTTGCAGCATGACGGGACACTTCTTTGAC GCTTGTCCAGAGGTCTGGAGACAGTACCATATTACA TGGAGCAGGAGGACAAAGCTCTCATCCACAGGGCACGGGTGA